A single Fluviispira vulneris DNA region contains:
- a CDS encoding homocitrate synthase/isopropylmalate synthase family protein — MLRNKIKLLDSTLREGEQAYGVCFSLEEKIEIAKHLALFGVDTIEIGHPGISIKEEETCMSICNEIKSTNILVHSRACHSEILSAYRTGANWVGIWASFNPISLETKYTNKSKDWVKEQVKSSIRYAKKLGLKVRFTIEDASRTSHDIVEEIAQMLAEESLDRLSLADTVGAWNPRKCKQMVRLAVSKFKCEIEVHLHNDLGLALANAHAAIEAGATVIDVSVLGIGERAGICDLFQMSASLKEFYNYSDYNFKETKYLASIVSRIAHFTPEFYRPIVGKNVFIHTSKYHTKANSKNYQAYEYLSPEPFAMKRSMATKEYIRENQKRFLNDFKIGIPFLKSAEELKYHRHGVGDRWVYIDFRVDERSPVYIIERLFKEDYAESYEPHVDTHAHHCDSIFVFMGNNSDGTGLVAKVTINNESQLIKSPATIFIPAELEHTYEYISGTGRFLNFVMSPSYNQSLI; from the coding sequence GTGCTTCGTAATAAAATAAAACTTCTTGATTCCACTCTGCGAGAAGGCGAGCAAGCTTACGGTGTTTGCTTTTCTCTAGAAGAAAAAATTGAAATTGCAAAGCATTTAGCTCTTTTTGGTGTAGACACTATTGAAATAGGACATCCTGGAATATCAATAAAAGAAGAAGAGACATGCATGTCAATTTGCAATGAAATTAAAAGTACAAATATTTTAGTGCATTCTCGCGCTTGTCATTCTGAAATACTTTCTGCATATCGGACTGGGGCAAATTGGGTTGGAATATGGGCTTCATTTAACCCTATATCTCTTGAGACTAAATATACAAATAAGTCAAAAGATTGGGTAAAAGAGCAAGTTAAATCTTCCATTCGTTATGCAAAAAAATTAGGTTTAAAAGTTCGATTTACGATAGAAGATGCTTCACGTACATCTCATGATATCGTTGAAGAAATTGCACAAATGTTAGCAGAAGAAAGCTTAGATCGTTTGAGCTTGGCAGATACGGTCGGTGCGTGGAATCCTAGAAAATGTAAGCAGATGGTTCGTTTGGCTGTGAGTAAATTTAAATGCGAAATAGAAGTGCATCTTCACAATGATTTAGGATTAGCATTAGCCAATGCCCATGCTGCTATAGAGGCGGGTGCCACTGTCATTGATGTCAGCGTGCTTGGAATAGGTGAGAGAGCAGGTATCTGTGATTTATTTCAAATGAGTGCCTCGTTAAAAGAATTTTATAATTATTCTGATTATAATTTTAAGGAAACAAAATATTTAGCAAGTATTGTTTCAAGAATTGCCCATTTTACACCTGAATTTTATAGACCTATCGTAGGTAAAAATGTATTTATCCATACATCAAAATATCATACAAAAGCGAATTCAAAAAACTATCAAGCATATGAATATTTATCACCAGAACCTTTTGCGATGAAAAGGTCTATGGCTACTAAGGAATATATTCGAGAAAATCAAAAAAGATTTTTAAATGATTTTAAAATCGGGATCCCCTTTTTAAAATCTGCTGAAGAGTTAAAATATCACAGACATGGAGTGGGTGATCGTTGGGTTTACATTGATTTTCGAGTGGATGAAAGATCTCCTGTTTATATCATCGAACGTCTTTTTAAAGAAGATTATGCAGAAAGTTATGAACCTCATGTCGATACGCATGCACATCATTGTGACAGTATTTTTGTTTTTATGGGGAATAATTCTGATGGAACGGGTCTTGTCGCTAAGGTAACAATAAATAATGAGAGTCAATTAATAAAAAGTCCAGCAACGATTTTTATTCCTGCTGAACTTGAACATACTTATGAATATATATCAGGAACTGGCCGTTTTTTAAATTTTGTCATGTCACCGTCATATAACCAAAGTTTAATTTGA
- a CDS encoding alpha/beta fold hydrolase gives MRYFKFFIVFIQLVVCLNSYSNNIKITEHFIKYGSESTLYVKEKSFNKAIAKNKRSGIVILLPPLCIPSAEAFDIPAVSFMDELAKAGLDVFSVDFEGMGKSTYPKEMEIYPPPEGVYPLQSKDAIKQLSVIIDYITKLKNVEKVSLIGWSFGSIVAAEYASINHKNVDKLVLTGAMHSFSLPLFTKPFADKNNQFNAKLGAYQNIPWEAIYSHWKMMMQEKDLVTQDTINSIEKVYRNLDSKSRVPGSIRRVMGPMKDLFEVWNERPVYEISKIIQPTLVINGDQDLFADKNLFKKLTGVKFKKEIIIKNATHWIIYENNRKKYIDAIVSFLKNKETESAS, from the coding sequence ATGCGTTACTTTAAGTTTTTCATTGTTTTTATTCAGTTAGTTGTATGCTTAAATTCCTATTCTAACAATATCAAAATAACCGAGCATTTTATAAAATATGGTTCGGAAAGCACGTTGTATGTCAAAGAAAAAAGTTTTAATAAAGCGATAGCAAAGAATAAAAGATCGGGCATTGTTATTTTACTCCCACCGCTTTGTATTCCTTCTGCAGAAGCATTTGATATACCTGCTGTTTCGTTTATGGATGAATTGGCAAAAGCGGGACTGGATGTTTTTAGTGTTGATTTTGAAGGAATGGGTAAATCAACTTATCCAAAAGAAATGGAAATTTATCCACCACCAGAAGGTGTTTATCCCCTACAAAGTAAAGATGCTATAAAACAACTTTCTGTCATAATCGATTATATTACTAAATTAAAAAATGTTGAAAAAGTTTCCCTCATTGGTTGGTCTTTTGGATCAATTGTAGCAGCAGAATATGCTTCAATAAATCATAAAAATGTTGATAAATTAGTTTTAACGGGAGCAATGCATTCCTTCAGTCTTCCCTTATTTACCAAACCTTTTGCAGATAAGAATAATCAATTTAATGCTAAATTAGGAGCGTATCAAAATATTCCTTGGGAAGCGATTTATTCACATTGGAAAATGATGATGCAAGAAAAAGATTTAGTAACTCAGGACACAATTAACTCAATTGAGAAAGTATATAGAAATCTTGATAGCAAGAGCAGAGTTCCTGGTTCAATTAGAAGAGTCATGGGGCCAATGAAAGATCTTTTTGAAGTATGGAATGAACGACCTGTTTATGAAATATCTAAAATTATTCAACCAACATTAGTGATTAATGGCGATCAAGATTTATTTGCAGATAAAAATCTTTTTAAAAAACTTACAGGTGTAAAATTTAAAAAAGAAATTATTATTAAAAATGCAACACATTGGATTATCTATGAAAATAATCGGAAAAAATATATAGACGCTATAGTGTCTTTTCTAAAAAATAAGGAAACAGAAAGTGCTTCGTAA
- a CDS encoding HesA/MoeB/ThiF family protein: MQSLENEIFMRNIGVITEKEQISLAKAKVTVIGAGGVGGVTLISLARMGIGNIHVVDMDKFELSNINRQMLSSVSRINKYKAECAKETLLDINPNINVKVSLEMFNEENAYRLLKDSDIVVDATDNLVTRVIIHRTAQKIQIPSVWIAVTPPFRGGVMTFSDNTPPYEIVLRHNSYNKELSDEVKNEILKIKNERAINSVKFGAHEEWANAFVDKKAPWAVLCPVANIVGLLASFEVFKYILKRNNLSPSYAPNLVKIDLGRTEMVKIEHPVEGTWDNSLL; this comes from the coding sequence ATGCAATCATTAGAAAATGAAATTTTTATGAGAAACATTGGAGTTATAACAGAAAAAGAACAAATAAGTTTAGCAAAAGCAAAAGTAACTGTCATTGGTGCGGGTGGGGTAGGTGGAGTGACTCTCATCTCGCTCGCTCGAATGGGAATAGGAAATATCCATGTTGTAGATATGGATAAATTTGAATTGAGTAACATTAATAGACAAATGCTTTCATCGGTCTCAAGAATTAATAAATACAAAGCAGAATGTGCTAAAGAAACATTATTAGACATCAATCCAAATATAAATGTAAAAGTTTCATTGGAAATGTTTAATGAAGAAAATGCCTATCGATTATTAAAAGATTCTGACATTGTTGTAGATGCTACTGACAATCTTGTGACGAGAGTTATTATTCATAGGACAGCTCAAAAAATTCAAATTCCATCCGTTTGGATTGCAGTGACTCCTCCCTTCCGTGGTGGCGTGATGACTTTTTCAGACAATACACCTCCTTATGAAATTGTTTTGCGACATAATTCTTATAATAAAGAATTAAGTGACGAAGTTAAAAATGAAATATTAAAAATAAAAAATGAGAGAGCAATAAATTCTGTTAAATTTGGTGCACATGAAGAATGGGCCAATGCTTTTGTAGATAAAAAAGCTCCATGGGCAGTGCTTTGTCCTGTTGCGAATATCGTAGGATTATTGGCAAGTTTTGAGGTATTTAAATATATTTTAAAGCGAAACAATCTTTCTCCTAGTTATGCACCAAATTTAGTTAAAATTGATTTAGGTAGGACTGAAATGGTAAAAATAGAACATCCAGTGGAAGGAACATGGGATAATTCATTGCTTTAA
- a CDS encoding HesA/MoeB/ThiF family protein gives MNIKLNEAEYYSEMTKKNIGVYSHKEQEMLANSKVIIFGLGGVGGMEAILCARAGIGSLSGVDPDTFEISNINRQMLAFCSTIDVAKSISTEKYLKDINPYLKSRFYQVKVTEENVDDLIKGHDVVLEALDDMPSRIIVHRAAKKHGIPSVSMSGSPPHRGFVSTFIPDGIDYETALNIPTHGKKISDPSVHEFVQNLKKQRAQYSVEKGAPKEWADDFCAGKVGWIITPIRASLLASFSCHEVIQLIIGKKPLALAPKGILIDLDNLLYPVSVQTPSQGYWEAIHI, from the coding sequence ATGAATATTAAGTTAAATGAAGCTGAATATTATTCAGAAATGACCAAAAAAAATATTGGAGTTTATTCACATAAAGAGCAAGAAATGCTTGCTAACAGTAAAGTTATTATTTTTGGCTTAGGTGGTGTGGGTGGAATGGAGGCCATTCTCTGTGCGCGTGCAGGTATAGGATCTTTGAGTGGTGTGGATCCTGATACATTTGAAATTTCAAATATCAATCGACAGATGTTGGCATTTTGTTCTACAATTGATGTAGCAAAAAGTATTTCCACTGAAAAATATTTAAAAGATATTAATCCATATTTAAAATCTCGATTTTATCAAGTAAAAGTTACAGAAGAAAATGTAGATGATTTGATAAAAGGTCATGATGTTGTGCTCGAAGCGTTGGATGATATGCCTTCGAGAATTATTGTCCATCGTGCAGCAAAAAAACATGGAATTCCCAGTGTTTCTATGTCAGGAAGTCCGCCACATAGGGGCTTTGTTTCTACTTTTATTCCGGATGGGATTGATTACGAAACGGCCTTAAATATACCAACACATGGGAAAAAAATTTCGGATCCTTCAGTGCATGAATTTGTGCAAAATTTAAAGAAACAAAGAGCACAATATTCGGTTGAAAAGGGAGCACCAAAAGAATGGGCAGATGATTTCTGCGCAGGAAAAGTTGGGTGGATAATAACTCCTATTCGTGCATCTTTATTAGCATCGTTTAGTTGTCATGAAGTTATTCAGCTTATTATCGGTAAAAAACCGCTTGCATTAGCTCCAAAAGGGATTTTAATCGATTTGGATAACTTGCTTTATCCCGTTTCTGTACAGACACCAAGTCAGGGCTATTGGGAGGCTATTCATATTTAA
- a CDS encoding response regulator yields the protein MKKILIADSSKASLVMTSEVFKDHYPGIQVLVAKTSAEALQLAKCSEGVDAFVIDFDLPDLNGAKTALLLKKLYDTPILITAFDRPDVIQSIETSLQPYADCQSWLKKPVNPEVVIAVAQRFCELKTRTQKRVACHLPVFAEVLLENESVFAFQQILAPQKNKKAVGAKVETKTEKVTKKIGKNLKEKKTTKNKAEVVAPIPIYFCGIIEDCSLSGVKLKPSKQGKSGLTDWNLLLASMEIISSGSSVTLKLPSHSDIESGSMLELSKISHITNSKEEIVVAQEKNKKGMTKLDAAEVKGKKQQKKSSSLSTLSSSTKKKVGEKDLAHRIQSMSGKISWTSSESGEWCIGIEFENQNLSKRLFEAILSYQLKQQKNFPNQSVMKTSRAS from the coding sequence GTGAAGAAAATTTTAATTGCTGATTCAAGTAAAGCCAGTCTTGTTATGACCAGTGAAGTCTTTAAAGATCATTATCCGGGTATACAGGTTCTTGTGGCTAAGACATCTGCAGAAGCGCTTCAATTGGCTAAATGCAGCGAAGGTGTAGATGCATTTGTCATTGATTTTGATTTACCAGATTTGAATGGAGCTAAAACAGCTCTGCTCCTTAAAAAATTGTATGACACACCCATTTTAATCACGGCATTTGATCGACCAGATGTGATTCAGTCCATTGAGACATCATTACAACCCTATGCTGACTGTCAAAGTTGGCTGAAGAAGCCAGTGAATCCTGAAGTTGTGATTGCTGTGGCACAGCGCTTTTGTGAGCTCAAGACAAGAACTCAAAAGAGAGTTGCTTGCCATTTGCCTGTCTTTGCTGAGGTGTTACTTGAAAATGAAAGTGTTTTTGCTTTTCAGCAAATATTAGCGCCACAAAAAAATAAAAAAGCTGTTGGAGCTAAAGTCGAGACAAAAACAGAAAAAGTTACAAAAAAGATTGGGAAAAATCTTAAGGAGAAAAAAACAACAAAGAATAAAGCAGAAGTTGTAGCTCCTATACCAATTTATTTTTGCGGCATTATTGAAGATTGTTCTTTGAGCGGTGTGAAATTAAAACCAAGTAAACAAGGAAAATCTGGATTAACGGATTGGAATTTACTGTTAGCGAGTATGGAAATAATCTCTTCAGGAAGTTCAGTTACATTAAAACTTCCATCGCATTCAGATATTGAAAGTGGGAGTATGCTTGAACTTTCAAAAATTTCTCATATTACAAATTCAAAAGAAGAAATTGTTGTAGCTCAAGAAAAAAATAAAAAAGGTATGACGAAGCTAGATGCTGCAGAAGTAAAAGGTAAAAAGCAGCAGAAAAAATCATCTTCACTTTCAACTTTATCTTCTAGCACTAAGAAAAAAGTAGGAGAAAAAGATTTAGCACATCGAATACAATCTATGTCTGGTAAGATTTCATGGACAAGTTCTGAATCTGGAGAATGGTGCATTGGCATTGAGTTTGAAAATCAAAATTTATCAAAACGCTTATTTGAAGCAATTTTATCTTATCAATTGAAGCAACAAAAAAACTTCCCAAATCAATCTGTCATGAAAACTTCGCGTGCAAGTTGA
- a CDS encoding DUF4340 domain-containing protein, whose amino-acid sequence MKYSIKVALGIVAIGALIGVYYGDNYMTEKKEERQKETTYAIFFDTKDVIKFTVQNKNSVFTFARDTFTSPWKIISPIAVAADQDAVNNILAAIQQITVQQELPRTEAALKGDKAMLTEFGLENTKNSVTIDLKNSEIKQLFIGHDLDIGKKGGANLNSSSVYAMNPAKKLLLVVNNSFISVLENKMLSDFRSKRVSDFKGADVAFLEVKSHENDIVMVKDKNNKWEMQKPFAWPGDGVFIDEFLGRYQGLLAQKVYENSEVTPELKKKFNLLPPAGVVDFKDSAGKTLQNFEYGITKDGIFVTMKDGAVAQLNLDLWSDLIPKDKYFRNRQVLLGVNLDHISGIKLSNSTYLRKDNNWYFVESETQQPSVSQPPNAEVLTFFSNWELMAADDLILNATNEDLVKFGLTKPLKTFAFLLGSDSKSKSIEIIVGNRVPNNEKSVYLKRSDAPTVYIVEAGWLSLLAQLYSVGDTSTRQ is encoded by the coding sequence ATGAAGTATTCAATTAAAGTAGCACTTGGAATTGTTGCAATTGGCGCTCTTATTGGTGTTTACTACGGTGATAATTATATGACCGAAAAAAAGGAAGAGCGGCAAAAAGAAACAACATATGCAATTTTTTTTGATACAAAAGATGTTATTAAATTTACAGTGCAAAATAAAAATTCTGTATTTACTTTTGCACGCGATACATTCACATCTCCTTGGAAAATTATTTCTCCAATCGCTGTTGCCGCCGATCAAGATGCAGTAAATAATATTTTAGCTGCAATTCAGCAAATTACGGTGCAGCAAGAACTGCCTCGAACGGAAGCAGCTCTTAAAGGCGATAAGGCTATGTTAACTGAGTTTGGTTTAGAAAATACAAAGAACTCTGTGACAATTGATTTGAAAAATTCTGAGATCAAACAGCTTTTTATTGGTCATGATCTCGATATTGGAAAAAAGGGTGGAGCAAACTTAAATTCCTCATCAGTCTATGCAATGAACCCCGCAAAAAAGTTGCTCTTAGTGGTTAATAATAGCTTTATTTCAGTTCTTGAAAATAAAATGCTTTCCGATTTCCGCAGTAAAAGAGTGAGCGACTTTAAAGGGGCTGATGTGGCTTTTCTTGAAGTAAAGTCCCATGAGAATGATATTGTTATGGTAAAGGATAAGAACAACAAATGGGAAATGCAAAAACCATTTGCATGGCCTGGAGACGGTGTTTTTATTGATGAGTTTTTAGGCCGTTATCAAGGGCTTCTAGCACAAAAAGTATATGAAAACTCAGAGGTTACTCCGGAATTAAAGAAGAAATTTAACTTACTTCCGCCTGCAGGGGTGGTCGATTTTAAAGACTCTGCTGGTAAAACTCTACAAAATTTCGAATATGGAATTACAAAGGACGGTATTTTTGTTACAATGAAAGACGGTGCTGTTGCTCAGCTGAACCTTGACCTTTGGAGCGATCTTATTCCCAAAGACAAGTATTTTCGCAATAGACAAGTTTTACTTGGCGTAAACTTAGATCACATTTCCGGCATAAAACTGTCGAACTCTACATATTTAAGAAAAGACAATAATTGGTACTTTGTTGAGTCAGAAACGCAACAACCTTCCGTTTCTCAGCCTCCAAATGCAGAGGTATTGACTTTTTTTTCTAATTGGGAGCTGATGGCGGCTGATGATCTTATTTTAAATGCAACCAATGAAGATCTTGTGAAATTTGGTCTAACTAAGCCACTTAAGACTTTTGCCTTTTTGCTCGGATCCGATTCTAAGTCAAAGTCTATTGAAATTATTGTTGGCAACAGGGTTCCAAATAACGAAAAAAGTGTGTACTTAAAGCGTTCAGATGCTCCCACCGTGTATATCGTTGAAGCTGGGTGGCTTTCACTGCTTGCTCAACTCTATTCAGTTGGTGATACGTCCACGCGTCAGTAA
- a CDS encoding Gldg family protein: protein MKKHKLEFSIATIFLIFVTLLMWENLVLINKYFPIGLVLLGAIVLAYLVSPLGNNKNKENTAEKYAPKYFAQAIISSLIGMCLIIGLAVVLNKNNFSKSFDLTSNKINSLTPESVKILSTLTKPVEIICVPSSNLGENYCDSNIDLLSLYMKTSPQIINVGQLSLTDKAMVQKIQPSGFSRLVLMSGNNKSEIDGVITESKLTNAIINLVKFKKVVYFLSGSGEPSVNPDNSGRSYSDVVSVLQAKSYEVKEWNIKQGNLPQEAKVLIAGDNNLLYGEEVQNILRNFIGFGGRLILLVNPYREQGLERLYTELNLKLDPILLTLNTSTPIGQQLVKQNFSRPPILASNFNPDSPITKVFADVYGAQAIMPLDGGRPISILANENPTGKVLINATNLLSAYSAAPITIAPEVRNKIDLMAPFRLSPDANFDANKIWTIGVNLDISGASNLAVEKVLNKETDPAKDKAQVVVFGFSILGPYARDNPISENLLPITVAHLYQDQELVSIPPRDFTPKQFNMSLYPGRWLPFFAGILPVITAISGLFIWFKRRSA from the coding sequence ATGAAAAAGCATAAACTTGAATTTTCAATTGCGACTATTTTTTTGATTTTTGTTACTTTGCTTATGTGGGAAAATTTAGTTTTAATTAACAAATATTTTCCGATTGGTCTCGTCTTGTTAGGCGCTATTGTTCTTGCTTATTTAGTTTCTCCTTTAGGAAATAATAAAAACAAAGAAAATACAGCAGAAAAATATGCACCAAAATATTTTGCCCAAGCTATTATTTCAAGCTTGATTGGTATGTGCTTAATCATAGGTCTTGCTGTTGTTTTAAATAAAAATAATTTTTCAAAATCTTTTGACCTGACTTCAAATAAAATAAACTCTTTAACTCCTGAAAGTGTAAAGATTCTATCTACTCTCACAAAACCTGTAGAAATTATTTGTGTTCCATCATCAAATCTAGGTGAAAACTATTGCGACAGCAATATTGATCTCTTATCTTTATATATGAAAACATCACCTCAAATTATAAATGTAGGTCAATTGAGCTTAACAGATAAGGCTATGGTTCAGAAAATTCAGCCTTCGGGCTTTTCTCGTCTTGTTTTAATGAGTGGTAATAATAAAAGTGAAATAGATGGAGTTATTACTGAGAGTAAGCTAACAAATGCTATTATTAATTTGGTTAAATTTAAAAAAGTAGTTTATTTTTTATCTGGTAGTGGTGAGCCGAGCGTAAATCCTGATAATTCTGGTCGCAGTTATTCAGATGTTGTAAGTGTTTTACAAGCTAAATCTTATGAAGTAAAAGAGTGGAATATCAAGCAAGGTAACTTACCTCAAGAAGCTAAAGTCTTGATTGCTGGAGATAATAATCTCTTGTATGGAGAAGAAGTTCAAAATATTTTAAGAAATTTTATTGGATTTGGTGGGCGTTTAATTTTATTAGTAAATCCTTATCGTGAGCAAGGGCTCGAAAGGCTATACACAGAATTAAATCTGAAATTAGATCCTATTTTATTAACATTAAATACTTCGACGCCGATCGGGCAACAGCTTGTAAAGCAAAATTTTTCTAGACCCCCTATTTTAGCAAGTAATTTCAATCCTGATTCTCCTATCACTAAAGTTTTTGCAGACGTTTATGGTGCACAAGCTATTATGCCTCTCGATGGTGGACGTCCTATTTCAATTCTTGCAAATGAAAATCCAACCGGAAAAGTTCTAATAAATGCAACAAATCTTCTCTCTGCATATAGTGCAGCTCCTATCACAATAGCTCCTGAAGTCAGAAATAAAATTGATTTAATGGCTCCATTCCGATTGTCTCCTGATGCTAATTTTGATGCGAATAAAATCTGGACTATTGGTGTCAATCTTGATATTTCTGGTGCTTCAAACCTAGCAGTAGAAAAAGTATTAAATAAAGAAACAGATCCTGCTAAAGATAAAGCGCAAGTAGTTGTTTTTGGCTTTAGTATATTGGGGCCTTATGCAAGAGATAATCCAATCAGTGAAAATCTTTTGCCTATAACAGTTGCTCATTTATATCAGGATCAAGAATTGGTTTCTATACCTCCACGTGATTTCACTCCAAAGCAATTTAATATGTCCCTTTATCCAGGGAGATGGCTGCCCTTTTTTGCTGGTATATTACCAGTAATTACAGCTATATCAGGTTTGTTTATATGGTTTAAGAGGAGATCTGCATGA
- a CDS encoding ABC transporter permease has protein sequence MSVTLAIAGRDFKGFFGTPLGWIAACIIFLVSGIVFYIVVQMLLIRGQSIDPVADIFGQILNFLNYINIFIIPAFTMKTMSEDLGNGTYRLQASAPISTWAIVYGKFLGVMLYFGVIGIFMALYPLYSIIFTEPDLKVLLSGWIGFILNSATIVAIGLFIGSFTKNPIISYLGSAFFILLFIFSGFFPGIPDWYRHSVNLLELSSEFTKGMIKTGSIATYIAIISVFLFLCRFVMESKKWRF, from the coding sequence ATGAGTGTGACTTTAGCAATTGCAGGAAGAGATTTTAAAGGATTTTTTGGTACACCTTTAGGATGGATAGCTGCTTGTATTATTTTTCTAGTGTCTGGAATTGTATTTTATATTGTTGTGCAAATGTTATTGATCAGAGGGCAGTCCATCGATCCCGTTGCAGATATTTTTGGACAAATATTAAATTTTTTAAATTACATAAATATTTTTATTATTCCCGCTTTTACTATGAAAACTATGAGTGAAGATTTGGGAAATGGCACTTATAGATTGCAAGCTTCTGCTCCTATTTCTACATGGGCAATCGTATACGGGAAATTTCTAGGTGTAATGTTGTATTTCGGAGTGATTGGTATTTTTATGGCACTCTATCCACTATATTCAATTATCTTTACCGAACCTGATTTAAAAGTCTTGTTAAGTGGATGGATTGGTTTTATTTTGAACAGTGCGACTATTGTTGCAATTGGACTTTTTATTGGTTCATTTACAAAGAATCCTATTATTAGTTATCTAGGATCTGCATTTTTTATTCTGCTATTTATATTCTCAGGTTTTTTTCCTGGCATCCCAGACTGGTATAGACACAGTGTTAATTTATTAGAGCTGAGTTCAGAGTTTACAAAAGGCATGATAAAAACAGGTTCTATTGCAACATATATTGCAATTATTTCTGTTTTTCTTTTCTTATGCCGGTTTGTTATGGAAAGTAAAAAATGGAGATTTTAA
- a CDS encoding ABC transporter ATP-binding protein: MIEVKGLVKLFGERKVLHGLNFSVGSGRVCGFLGPNGSGKSTTMDILAGLLGPSSGSVQICGYDIVEQSQDVKAHVGYLPDNPPLYKEMRVRDFVHYVAKLRGISGKERKSAVERVIEDCDVSDVTERIIGNLSKGYRQRVALCAALIHRPEVLILDEPTEGLDPNQILHIRKLIKKIASERTVILSSHILSEVQATCDEVIIINNGHIAAKTSIKNDNSKPLYYLYTFASKTEHALHWFQQRNYVKSAKSMSQKNNSILVEFGNEFWADSGGENIANVTEQIVQQNFPLIGIEEKKEGLEEIFFEVIRSQPGHHQAQISPTGEII, translated from the coding sequence ATGATTGAAGTAAAAGGACTTGTTAAACTCTTTGGCGAGCGAAAAGTTTTACATGGATTAAACTTTTCAGTTGGCTCTGGGCGAGTTTGCGGGTTTTTAGGGCCAAATGGCTCTGGGAAATCAACAACAATGGACATTTTAGCGGGTTTATTGGGACCAAGTTCAGGAAGTGTTCAGATCTGTGGTTATGATATTGTGGAACAATCGCAAGATGTTAAAGCCCATGTGGGTTATCTACCTGATAATCCTCCTCTATATAAGGAAATGCGGGTTAGAGATTTTGTTCATTATGTCGCAAAATTGCGAGGTATAAGTGGAAAAGAGAGGAAATCCGCGGTTGAAAGAGTGATAGAAGATTGTGATGTGAGTGATGTCACGGAAAGAATCATTGGGAATTTATCTAAAGGATATCGTCAACGCGTAGCGCTTTGTGCTGCACTTATCCATAGGCCCGAAGTTTTAATCCTTGATGAGCCAACCGAAGGTCTTGATCCCAACCAAATTTTACATATTAGAAAATTAATAAAAAAAATAGCAAGCGAACGAACTGTAATTTTAAGTTCGCATATTTTATCTGAAGTGCAAGCAACATGTGATGAAGTTATTATCATAAATAATGGACATATTGCTGCTAAAACTTCTATTAAAAATGATAATTCAAAACCATTATATTATTTATATACATTTGCTTCAAAAACAGAACATGCTTTGCATTGGTTTCAACAGAGAAATTATGTTAAATCTGCAAAGTCAATGTCACAGAAAAACAATTCTATCTTGGTCGAATTTGGGAATGAGTTTTGGGCGGATTCGGGAGGAGAAAATATTGCTAATGTAACTGAACAGATCGTTCAACAAAATTTTCCTTTAATAGGTATTGAAGAGAAAAAAGAAGGTCTTGAAGAAATATTTTTTGAAGTGATTCGTTCACAACCTGGTCATCATCAGGCTCAAATATCCCCTACAGGAGAAATTATATGA
- a CDS encoding response regulator codes for MKKRNFGDQTFAKRVAALNKKAMAHEHVVNLDAYRAASRRPEAKTILVVDDEPVMRNAIKRIFEKDNFRVLIAKDAMELSKIIEDTKLDLVLLDIQLPWVDGYELCALLKSHPLLKNLPVAFVSGNKTEEDIRKGFDAGCDEYITKPFEVEAIQRMVNQLLLKTS; via the coding sequence ATGAAAAAACGAAACTTTGGAGACCAGACTTTTGCCAAACGAGTCGCTGCTCTCAACAAAAAAGCAATGGCACATGAGCACGTTGTTAATTTAGATGCCTACAGAGCTGCTTCACGTAGACCAGAAGCAAAAACAATTCTTGTTGTCGACGACGAGCCGGTCATGCGGAATGCTATTAAAAGAATTTTTGAAAAAGATAATTTTAGAGTTTTAATTGCAAAAGATGCAATGGAGCTTTCTAAGATAATTGAAGACACAAAACTTGATCTCGTTTTACTCGATATTCAACTCCCATGGGTTGATGGCTATGAATTGTGCGCCCTACTGAAGTCACATCCTCTCCTGAAAAATTTGCCAGTGGCTTTTGTTTCAGGCAATAAAACAGAAGAGGATATTCGCAAAGGCTTTGATGCTGGTTGTGATGAGTACATTACAAAACCTTTTGAAGTAGAAGCAATTCAGCGAATGGTGAATCAACTGTTGTTGAAAACGAGTTAG